A genomic region of Mitsuaria sp. 7 contains the following coding sequences:
- a CDS encoding fumarylacetoacetate hydrolase family protein — protein MRIASFAADGRRHVGLVTDDLQSITPFVLNEAEAALGALPIIEREAAGLPLPPLAAFVVAIDAVRLLAPLPKPRRNLFCVGRNYRAHAAELKDSVFLDSGAVVDQWPIVFTKVPDCVVGPHADIRLPGAHISEQIDYEAELAVVIGKGGKNIARDAALEHVFGYTIVNDVTARDVQVRHSQWDLGKSFDTFCPMGPWIVTADGFDVVRKRVKCWVNGELRQDGPTSQMIFDIPTLIETISRGITLFPGDVIATGTPAGVGMGLSPPVWLQRGDEIRIEVDGLGALHNRVV, from the coding sequence ATGCGAATCGCATCGTTTGCCGCCGACGGCCGGCGTCACGTCGGCCTGGTCACCGACGACCTCCAGTCGATCACGCCCTTCGTGCTGAACGAGGCGGAGGCGGCGCTCGGCGCGCTGCCCATCATCGAGCGCGAGGCCGCCGGCCTGCCGCTGCCGCCGTTGGCCGCGTTCGTCGTGGCCATCGACGCGGTGCGGCTGCTGGCGCCACTCCCCAAGCCCCGCCGCAACCTGTTCTGCGTGGGTCGCAACTATCGCGCCCATGCGGCGGAGCTGAAGGACTCGGTGTTCCTGGACAGCGGCGCCGTGGTCGACCAGTGGCCGATCGTCTTCACCAAGGTGCCCGACTGCGTGGTGGGCCCGCACGCCGATATCCGGCTCCCTGGCGCGCACATCTCCGAACAGATCGACTACGAGGCGGAACTCGCCGTGGTCATCGGCAAGGGCGGCAAGAACATCGCGCGCGATGCGGCACTCGAGCACGTGTTCGGCTACACGATCGTCAACGACGTCACCGCCCGGGATGTGCAGGTGCGCCACTCGCAATGGGACCTCGGCAAGTCCTTCGACACCTTCTGCCCGATGGGCCCCTGGATCGTCACCGCCGACGGCTTCGACGTCGTGCGCAAGCGCGTGAAGTGCTGGGTGAACGGCGAGCTCCGACAGGACGGTCCGACGTCGCAGATGATCTTCGACATCCCGACCCTGATCGAGACCATCTCGCGCGGCATCACGCTCTTCCCCGGCGACGTGATCGCCACGGGGACGCCGGCCGGCGTCGGCATGGGGTTGTCCCCGCCGGTGTGGCTCCAGCGCGGCGACGAGATCCGCATCGAGGTGGACGGACTCGGCGCGCTCCACAACCGCGTGGTCTGA
- a CDS encoding LysR family transcriptional regulator: MDELRAISTFIRSAELGSFNRAAQAQGTTAQAVSKSVHQLEQHLGVRLFHRTTRKNSLTEEGQRLLDSVRASMEGLTSALEGIRSAAREDEGLIRISAGGSTGRKVVLPLVAAFRKTHPRITFDLILEDAATDAVRERIDLGFKAGNAPTHQVVSRRLFPIQLILCATPEYLAAHGAPSTLDDLAQHDSVGYRQPGTGRPLPWEFQVKGETVYRGMKPVVCCSDPEAEMHAVLAGMGVGQIDGINAAAFIRDGVLVPLLVRHVSERMGFYLYYAQRTDMPVRVRRFIDFVAGQLRGGTAFHLSAAELRACGQAALP; this comes from the coding sequence ATGGACGAACTTCGCGCCATCTCGACCTTCATCCGGTCCGCCGAGCTCGGCAGCTTCAACCGCGCCGCGCAGGCGCAGGGAACGACCGCGCAGGCGGTGAGCAAGAGCGTGCATCAGCTGGAGCAGCATCTCGGCGTCCGGCTGTTCCATCGCACGACGCGGAAGAACTCGCTGACGGAGGAGGGCCAGCGCCTGCTCGACTCGGTGCGGGCGAGCATGGAGGGTCTCACGTCCGCGCTGGAGGGCATCCGGAGCGCGGCGCGTGAGGACGAGGGCCTGATCCGGATCAGCGCGGGCGGGTCGACCGGCCGCAAGGTGGTGCTGCCGCTGGTCGCCGCGTTCAGGAAGACGCATCCCCGGATCACCTTCGACCTGATCCTGGAGGATGCCGCGACGGACGCGGTCCGGGAGCGGATCGATCTCGGGTTCAAGGCGGGCAACGCGCCCACCCACCAGGTGGTGTCCCGCCGGCTCTTTCCGATCCAGCTGATCCTCTGCGCCACGCCGGAGTACCTGGCCGCCCACGGCGCGCCATCGACGCTGGACGACCTCGCGCAGCACGACAGCGTCGGCTATCGGCAGCCGGGGACGGGACGGCCGCTGCCCTGGGAATTCCAGGTCAAGGGCGAGACGGTCTATCGCGGGATGAAGCCCGTGGTCTGCTGCAGCGATCCGGAGGCGGAGATGCATGCGGTGCTGGCCGGCATGGGCGTCGGCCAGATCGACGGCATCAACGCGGCGGCGTTCATCCGCGACGGTGTGCTCGTGCCGCTGCTGGTCCGCCATGTCAGCGAGCGCATGGGCTTCTACCTGTACTACGCGCAGCGCACCGACATGCCGGTCCGCGTCCGGCGCTTCATCGATTTCGTCGCCGGGCAACTGCGCGGCGGCACGGCCTTCCATCTGTCCGCAGCCGAGCTCCGCGCCTGCGGTCAGGCAGCGCTGCCGTAG
- a CDS encoding response regulator transcription factor has product MTIRVLICDDHRIVREGIKQILAEASDLRVMGEAANGPEAIQQVRAGAAAGAGPDVVLLDIAMPQRDGLDILKALRSEFPKLPVLMLSTYPDRQYAVRSLKLGAAGYLNKSADSEQMIDAVRTVARGRRFITPSVAEHLAAAIGDGVAADDGVPLHEVLSHREHQVFQMLVAGRSVGEIAEQLVLSSNTVSTYRARILEKTGVRNDVELTLFAVRRELLAP; this is encoded by the coding sequence ATGACCATCCGCGTGCTGATCTGCGACGACCACCGCATCGTGCGCGAAGGGATCAAGCAGATCCTCGCCGAGGCCAGCGACCTGCGCGTGATGGGCGAAGCCGCGAATGGCCCCGAGGCCATCCAGCAGGTGCGCGCAGGCGCCGCGGCGGGCGCGGGGCCGGACGTCGTGCTGCTCGATATCGCGATGCCGCAGCGCGACGGACTCGACATCCTCAAGGCGCTGCGCAGCGAGTTCCCGAAACTTCCCGTGCTGATGCTCTCCACCTATCCGGACCGGCAGTACGCGGTGCGCAGCCTCAAGCTCGGCGCGGCCGGCTACCTCAACAAGAGCGCCGACAGCGAGCAGATGATCGACGCCGTGCGCACCGTCGCGCGCGGGCGCCGCTTCATCACGCCCAGCGTTGCCGAGCACCTGGCTGCCGCGATCGGCGACGGTGTCGCAGCAGACGACGGCGTGCCGTTGCACGAGGTGCTGTCGCACCGCGAGCATCAGGTCTTCCAGATGCTGGTGGCAGGACGCAGCGTCGGCGAGATCGCGGAGCAGCTCGTCCTGTCCTCCAACACCGTGTCGACCTACCGTGCGCGCATCCTCGAGAAGACGGGCGTGCGCAACGACGTGGAGCTGACGCTTTTCGCCGTGAGGCGCGAGCTCCTCGCGCCTTGA
- a CDS encoding MFS transporter, translating into MNASTPSPNSRSAPDPVVGPSPEGVAPSAAMILLLAVSTGLGVSCLYFSQPILVELASDLGATAHQIGMVPMLTQLGYALGLLLLTPLGDRFDRRRVILAKFAALILTLLVFPLITGYGPFLVASAVLGLTATLAQDVVPMAAALSGVAQRGRVVGKVMTGLLLGILLSRVASGLVAQTLNWRWVYGMAAGALALAFAASWRWLPSVPPARRTTYGALIRSLADLWRHQPALRRAASAQALLAVAFSAFWSTLAIMLHERFAMGTFGAGAFGLVGAAGALAAPLAGIVSDRRGPALVTKVGAALTALAFVAMTAMPWLSTPMALAVLVITAVVFDFGVQAVLVAHQTIVYGLDPAARSRLNALLFTTMFLGMAAGAALGSAVFAMAGWTGVAVLGAIASGGALLIRLGR; encoded by the coding sequence ATGAACGCGTCGACGCCTTCACCGAACAGTCGCTCCGCGCCGGACCCCGTGGTCGGCCCGTCGCCTGAAGGCGTCGCGCCCTCCGCCGCGATGATCCTGCTACTCGCCGTCTCGACCGGCCTCGGCGTGTCGTGCCTGTACTTCAGCCAGCCGATCCTGGTCGAGCTCGCCAGCGATCTCGGCGCGACCGCCCACCAGATCGGGATGGTGCCGATGCTGACGCAGCTGGGTTATGCGCTGGGCCTGCTCCTGCTGACGCCGCTGGGTGATCGATTCGATCGCCGCCGGGTGATCCTGGCCAAGTTCGCTGCGCTGATCCTCACGCTGCTGGTCTTCCCGCTGATCACGGGCTACGGCCCGTTCCTCGTGGCGAGCGCGGTGCTGGGTCTGACCGCCACGCTCGCGCAGGACGTGGTGCCGATGGCGGCGGCGCTCAGCGGCGTCGCGCAGCGCGGGCGGGTCGTCGGCAAGGTCATGACGGGGCTGCTGCTGGGCATCCTGCTGTCGCGGGTGGCCAGCGGCCTGGTGGCGCAGACCCTGAACTGGCGCTGGGTCTACGGGATGGCCGCGGGGGCGCTCGCGCTGGCCTTCGCCGCCAGCTGGCGCTGGCTGCCGTCGGTGCCGCCGGCCCGTCGCACCACCTATGGCGCACTGATCCGCTCGCTGGCGGACCTGTGGCGGCACCAGCCGGCGCTGCGTCGCGCCGCCTCGGCCCAGGCCCTGCTGGCGGTCGCCTTCAGCGCCTTCTGGTCGACGCTGGCGATCATGCTGCACGAGCGCTTCGCGATGGGGACGTTCGGTGCGGGGGCCTTCGGTCTCGTCGGTGCCGCCGGCGCGCTCGCAGCGCCGCTCGCGGGCATCGTGTCGGACCGGCGCGGTCCGGCGCTCGTCACGAAGGTCGGCGCCGCCCTGACCGCACTGGCCTTCGTGGCGATGACCGCGATGCCATGGCTGAGCACGCCGATGGCGCTGGCCGTGCTCGTGATCACCGCGGTGGTGTTCGACTTCGGCGTGCAGGCGGTGCTCGTGGCTCACCAGACCATCGTCTACGGCCTGGATCCCGCCGCGCGCAGCCGGCTCAACGCGCTGCTCTTCACCACGATGTTCCTCGGCATGGCCGCCGGCGCCGCCCTGGGCAGCGCGGTATTCGCGATGGCGGGCTGGACCGGCGTGGCCGTGCTGGGGGCCATCGCGAGCGGCGGCGCCCTGCTGATCCGCCTCGGTCGCTGA
- a CDS encoding carboxymuconolactone decarboxylase family protein: MSTTSRVALVDPKQAQGDAKIALDQIQGAFGATPAMFRAVANSPAAIKSLWGSFGALGGGVIPAKLGEQIAVAIADRNACEYCLAAHTALGRKAGASSDEMAAAQMGESGDPKTAAALRFALKVVNDRAQVDDADVQSLRDVGFDDGAIVEILAHVALNLFTNYVNVALAVPVDFPSVKLRRA; this comes from the coding sequence ATGTCCACCACTTCCCGCGTCGCCCTCGTCGATCCCAAGCAAGCCCAGGGCGACGCCAAGATCGCGCTCGACCAGATCCAGGGCGCCTTCGGCGCCACGCCGGCGATGTTCCGCGCCGTGGCCAACTCGCCCGCCGCCATCAAGAGCCTGTGGGGCAGCTTCGGCGCCCTCGGCGGCGGCGTGATCCCCGCGAAGCTGGGCGAGCAGATCGCCGTCGCCATCGCGGATCGCAACGCCTGCGAGTACTGCCTGGCCGCGCATACCGCGCTGGGTCGCAAGGCCGGCGCGAGCTCCGATGAAATGGCCGCCGCCCAGATGGGCGAGTCCGGCGACCCGAAGACCGCCGCCGCACTGCGCTTCGCGTTGAAGGTCGTCAACGACCGCGCCCAGGTCGACGACGCCGACGTGCAATCGCTGCGCGACGTCGGCTTCGACGACGGCGCCATCGTCGAGATCCTGGCGCACGTCGCGCTCAACCTCTTCACGAACTACGTGAACGTCGCGCTCGCGGTGCCGGTCGACTTCCCATCGGTGAAGCTCCGCCGCGCTTGA
- a CDS encoding FadR/GntR family transcriptional regulator: MTSESPLQAPTARVESTGAARRCKDALLTGLHRGDWRPGDRLPTERALSETFAIGRTTVRRVLGELKDLALITQRVGSGTYVAERATMVLAALAADRPAASTTPAELMEARIAFEPALMALVIRRATPADFERMVHCCREAESATTVDDFEQWDGRLHEVIADATHNRFFSSVYRLMNHVRAQGRWGALKRRGLTRERRAACEREHRMLVEALMARDLARATRMAGAHLHHVLESLSG; the protein is encoded by the coding sequence ATGACTTCCGAATCCCCATTGCAGGCACCGACCGCGCGCGTCGAGTCGACCGGTGCGGCCCGCCGATGCAAGGACGCCTTGCTGACCGGCCTGCATCGCGGCGACTGGCGACCCGGCGACCGCCTGCCGACGGAGCGCGCGTTGTCCGAAACGTTCGCGATCGGGCGGACCACGGTCCGGCGCGTTCTCGGCGAGCTCAAGGACCTGGCCCTGATCACGCAGCGGGTCGGCAGCGGCACCTACGTGGCCGAGCGGGCGACGATGGTCCTGGCAGCCCTGGCCGCCGATCGTCCTGCCGCGTCGACGACGCCGGCCGAGCTGATGGAGGCCCGCATCGCCTTCGAACCGGCGCTCATGGCGCTGGTGATCCGTCGGGCGACGCCCGCGGACTTCGAGCGCATGGTCCATTGCTGCCGCGAGGCGGAGTCGGCCACGACGGTCGACGACTTCGAGCAGTGGGACGGGCGCCTGCACGAGGTCATCGCCGACGCGACGCACAACCGGTTCTTCTCGAGCGTGTACCGCCTCATGAATCACGTCCGTGCGCAAGGCCGGTGGGGCGCGCTGAAGCGCCGCGGGCTGACGCGGGAACGACGCGCCGCCTGTGAGCGAGAACACCGGATGCTGGTGGAGGCGTTGATGGCGCGCGATCTCGCGCGCGCCACCCGGATGGCCGGTGCGCACCTTCATCACGTCCTTGAATCCCTGTCCGGCTAG
- a CDS encoding PAS domain S-box protein encodes MSASTALPAPAVSTEVLDQASPDEAARRLALLLASTGEGIFGIDMDGRCTFVNRAACDTLGWRTDEVLGRNMHALIHHSHGDGSGYRECDCPIFNAFRRGDPCRIDDEVLWRADGSAFPAEYSSYPLFEHGEVQGAVVTFVDISKRKHAEELLRTSHDQLERRVAERTSQLRELAHHLEAVRETERKRIAREIHDELGSLLVALKMDVNWLERRVGDETQRTAMVAKCHRMGGLVDTAVDAVGRIITDLRPSILDHQGLWAALEWQAQEFQLAGSDEREVRFRIFVAADVVPPEGGLAIAVFRIFQEVLSNVARHAKASRVDIRIDVDAPPHPVLYLQVSDDGIGARDEALNDARSYGVLGMRERAAQFGGRLGIASAPGRGTTVRLVMPLEGASPEGSAS; translated from the coding sequence ATGTCCGCGTCGACCGCCCTGCCCGCTCCCGCCGTTTCGACTGAAGTCCTCGATCAGGCCTCGCCTGACGAGGCCGCGCGCCGGCTCGCCTTGCTGCTCGCGAGCACCGGCGAGGGCATCTTCGGCATCGACATGGACGGCCGATGCACCTTCGTGAATCGCGCCGCCTGCGACACGCTGGGCTGGCGCACCGACGAGGTGCTCGGGCGCAACATGCATGCGCTGATCCACCACTCGCATGGCGACGGCAGCGGGTACCGGGAGTGCGACTGCCCGATCTTCAACGCCTTCCGCCGCGGCGATCCCTGCCGCATCGACGACGAGGTCCTCTGGCGCGCCGACGGCAGCGCCTTCCCGGCCGAGTACTCCAGTTACCCGCTCTTCGAGCACGGCGAGGTCCAGGGCGCCGTGGTCACCTTCGTCGACATCTCCAAGCGCAAGCATGCCGAGGAGCTGCTGCGGACCAGCCACGACCAGCTCGAACGCCGCGTCGCCGAGCGGACCTCGCAGCTGCGCGAACTCGCGCATCACCTCGAGGCCGTCCGCGAAACCGAACGCAAGCGCATCGCACGCGAGATCCATGATGAACTCGGCTCGCTCCTGGTCGCGCTGAAGATGGACGTCAACTGGCTGGAGCGCCGTGTCGGCGACGAAACCCAGCGCACCGCGATGGTCGCGAAGTGCCACCGCATGGGCGGTCTCGTCGACACCGCCGTCGACGCGGTCGGCCGCATCATCACGGACCTGCGTCCGAGCATCCTCGACCACCAGGGCCTGTGGGCCGCGCTGGAGTGGCAGGCGCAGGAGTTCCAGCTCGCCGGCAGCGACGAGCGCGAGGTGCGCTTCCGCATCTTCGTCGCCGCTGACGTCGTCCCGCCCGAAGGCGGCCTGGCGATCGCGGTATTCCGGATCTTCCAGGAGGTGCTGTCGAACGTGGCACGCCATGCGAAGGCCTCGCGCGTGGACATCCGCATCGACGTCGACGCGCCGCCGCATCCGGTGCTTTACCTGCAGGTCAGCGACGACGGCATCGGCGCGCGTGACGAGGCGCTCAACGATGCACGCAGCTACGGCGTGCTCGGCATGCGCGAACGCGCGGCGCAATTCGGTGGGAGGCTGGGCATCGCCAGCGCGCCCGGGCGCGGCACGACCGTGCGTCTGGTCATGCCGCTTGAAGGCGCATCGCCGGAAGGAAGTGCCTCATGA
- a CDS encoding AraC family transcriptional regulator: protein MAAASSSSTASLPPIDRLSSLLEHFRVRARLFHVGPLCGVNPFDPVPGRGFLHVMKRGEMELRHPASVGLPRKLRVNEPSLLFYPRPVAHEFRNPPREGSDFTCAELEFDGGPLNPLARALPPLVLLPLARVEGLEMSLQLLFSETERLRCGQRVLADRLFEVVLIQLLRWLIDHPAEAGVQPGLVTGLSDPRVALALAAVHEAPGEAWSLERMAERAGMSRSAFAARFRELVGQAPAAYLADWRLSLAQEQLRLGRSIKQIGDQLGYANASALSRVFTQRVGKSPREWRQGLVQQDESSAA from the coding sequence ATGGCTGCCGCATCCTCCTCATCGACCGCGTCGCTGCCGCCGATCGACCGCTTGTCCTCGTTGCTGGAGCACTTCCGTGTTCGCGCGCGGCTGTTCCACGTCGGGCCGCTGTGCGGCGTGAACCCCTTTGATCCGGTGCCGGGGCGAGGCTTCCTTCATGTGATGAAGCGTGGAGAGATGGAGCTCCGCCATCCGGCGAGCGTCGGCCTGCCGCGCAAGCTGCGCGTGAACGAGCCCTCGCTGCTCTTCTATCCGCGCCCGGTTGCACACGAGTTCCGCAACCCGCCGCGCGAGGGTTCCGACTTCACCTGCGCGGAGCTGGAGTTCGACGGCGGTCCGCTCAATCCGCTGGCGCGCGCGCTGCCGCCGCTGGTGCTGCTGCCGCTGGCGCGCGTCGAGGGGCTGGAGATGTCCCTGCAGCTGCTGTTCTCGGAGACGGAGCGACTGCGCTGCGGTCAACGCGTGCTGGCGGACCGGCTGTTCGAGGTCGTGCTGATCCAGCTGCTGCGGTGGCTCATTGATCACCCGGCAGAAGCGGGCGTACAGCCAGGGCTCGTGACGGGCCTGTCCGATCCGCGCGTCGCGCTCGCGCTGGCGGCGGTGCACGAGGCACCGGGCGAGGCGTGGTCGCTGGAGCGCATGGCGGAACGCGCGGGCATGTCGCGCAGCGCGTTCGCGGCGCGCTTTCGCGAACTGGTGGGACAAGCGCCGGCGGCGTATCTCGCCGACTGGCGACTGAGCCTCGCGCAGGAGCAGCTGCGGCTGGGCCGCTCGATCAAGCAGATCGGCGATCAGCTCGGCTATGCGAATGCATCAGCGCTGTCGCGGGTCTTCACGCAGCGCGTGGGGAAGTCGCCGAGGGAGTGGCGGCAGGGGTTGGTGCAGCAGGACGAGTCGAGCGCTGCGTGA
- a CDS encoding DUF2024 family protein, with protein sequence MRALDVQWRSSRHGLPHWAIDNFPDVDPMKIAVFDTYVTRPDGRLMHFDILVPDASRAQEQVLAFGRRYLAAKGLPAHQLSAEECRFCHMEIAPEPVVEEIAREGFAIIELGNCE encoded by the coding sequence ATGCGGGCGCTGGACGTTCAGTGGCGTTCGTCGCGCCACGGCCTTCCACACTGGGCCATCGACAACTTCCCCGATGTGGACCCCATGAAGATCGCCGTGTTCGACACCTACGTCACCCGTCCCGACGGCCGCCTGATGCATTTCGACATCCTCGTGCCGGACGCGTCCCGCGCGCAGGAGCAGGTGCTTGCCTTCGGCCGCAGGTACCTCGCCGCGAAGGGCCTGCCGGCGCATCAGCTGTCGGCCGAGGAGTGCCGCTTCTGCCACATGGAAATTGCGCCGGAGCCTGTCGTTGAAGAGATTGCGCGCGAAGGTTTCGCGATCATCGAGTTGGGCAATTGCGAGTGA
- a CDS encoding tripartite tricarboxylate transporter substrate binding protein, with translation MVLAALSLGLAAIASAAPRPYPDKVVTLIVPFPPGGVADTLARPLADALRRELSQTVIVENRGGAGGALGIGVAARAPADGYTLLFSLSSFSILPVADQILARKPHFQPSQFQPLARITADPTVLVVRSDAPWRTVGEFVADARRRPGKLNYGSSGNYGTMHVPMEMFKAAAGFQMTHVPFTGAGPAVTGLLGGQVDAIAAGTSSVLPYLQAGRLRALAHWGDKPLAALPDVPSLQQRGWEVRFSQWSGVFVPAGTPEPIQATLREALRKVAASPSLQRTLLQMGSSMAYLDAPAFSSYIQQDARVVTSTVRQMGRLE, from the coding sequence ATGGTTCTCGCCGCCCTCTCGCTGGGGCTTGCCGCGATCGCGTCCGCGGCGCCCCGTCCCTATCCGGACAAGGTCGTCACCCTGATCGTCCCCTTCCCTCCGGGCGGCGTGGCGGACACGCTCGCCAGGCCGCTGGCGGACGCCCTGCGGCGCGAGCTCTCCCAGACGGTCATCGTCGAGAACCGCGGCGGCGCGGGCGGCGCCCTGGGCATCGGCGTCGCGGCCCGGGCGCCTGCCGACGGGTACACCCTGCTGTTCAGCCTCAGCTCGTTCTCGATCCTCCCGGTCGCGGACCAGATCCTGGCGCGCAAGCCGCATTTCCAGCCCTCGCAATTCCAGCCACTGGCGCGCATCACCGCGGACCCGACGGTGCTCGTCGTGAGGTCCGACGCGCCCTGGCGCACGGTCGGAGAATTCGTCGCGGACGCGCGGCGGCGGCCCGGCAAGTTGAACTACGGCAGCTCGGGCAACTACGGCACGATGCATGTGCCCATGGAAATGTTCAAGGCCGCGGCGGGCTTCCAGATGACCCACGTGCCGTTCACCGGCGCGGGGCCGGCGGTGACGGGCCTGCTCGGCGGACAGGTGGACGCGATCGCGGCGGGCACCTCGTCCGTGCTTCCCTACCTCCAGGCCGGCCGGCTGCGCGCATTGGCCCACTGGGGCGACAAGCCGCTGGCCGCACTGCCCGACGTGCCCAGCCTCCAGCAGCGAGGCTGGGAGGTCCGGTTCTCGCAATGGTCCGGTGTCTTCGTTCCCGCCGGTACGCCCGAGCCGATCCAGGCGACCCTGCGCGAGGCGCTTCGCAAGGTCGCGGCGAGCCCGTCGCTCCAGCGGACGCTGCTGCAGATGGGCTCATCGATGGCCTACCTGGACGCGCCCGCTTTCTCTTCCTACATCCAACAGGACGCGCGGGTCGTGACCAGCACGGTCCGGCAGATGGGTCGATTGGAGTGA
- a CDS encoding CmpA/NrtA family ABC transporter substrate-binding protein: MSDLRHDPYDADRPLLMRCACGRHGSDAEHARDVAREQAATTLRRRADAMDTADIEAESNQFVEAALVKALFPQDALRRRFLRAVGRGSAMAAISSVLPIAPLQAMAQERGALEKKDLKIGFIPITCATPLIMAHPLGFYAKQGLNVEVVKTAGWALIRDKMINKEYDATHFLSPMPLAISLGLGATATPMNVATIQNTNGQAITLAMKHKDKRDPKSWKGFKFAVPFEYSMHNFLLRYYVAEAGLDPDRDIQIRVVPPPEMVANLRAGNIDGFLGPDPFNQRAVFEEVGFIHILSKELWNGHPCCAFGTSTEFIQKNPNTFAALYRAVLTSAAMAREARNRELIAKVIAPQAYLNQPETVIAQVLTGKFADGLGNVRVVPDRADFDPIPWQSMAVWMLTQMKRWGYLKGDVNYRQIAEKVFLLTDAKKQMKALDQAVPDGAYPKFSVMGKTFDPAQPDAYVAGFAIKRA; this comes from the coding sequence ATGAGCGACCTCCGCCACGACCCTTACGACGCCGACAGACCGCTGCTGATGCGCTGCGCGTGCGGACGCCACGGCAGCGATGCGGAGCATGCGCGCGACGTGGCGCGCGAGCAGGCCGCGACGACCTTGCGCCGGCGCGCTGATGCGATGGATACGGCGGACATTGAAGCCGAGTCCAACCAGTTCGTCGAAGCCGCGCTGGTGAAGGCGCTGTTCCCGCAGGATGCGCTGCGGCGCCGTTTCCTGCGCGCGGTCGGCCGCGGCAGCGCGATGGCGGCGATCAGCAGCGTGCTGCCGATCGCGCCGCTGCAGGCGATGGCGCAGGAGCGCGGTGCGCTGGAGAAGAAGGACCTCAAGATCGGCTTCATCCCCATCACCTGCGCGACGCCGCTGATCATGGCGCACCCGCTGGGCTTCTATGCGAAGCAGGGACTGAACGTCGAGGTCGTGAAGACGGCCGGCTGGGCGCTGATCCGCGACAAGATGATCAACAAGGAGTACGACGCCACGCACTTCCTCAGCCCGATGCCGCTGGCGATCAGCCTGGGCCTGGGCGCGACGGCCACGCCGATGAACGTGGCGACGATCCAGAACACCAACGGCCAGGCGATCACGCTGGCGATGAAGCACAAGGACAAGCGCGATCCGAAGTCGTGGAAGGGCTTCAAGTTCGCCGTGCCCTTCGAGTATTCGATGCACAACTTCCTGCTGCGCTACTACGTGGCGGAAGCGGGCCTCGATCCGGATCGCGACATCCAGATCCGCGTCGTGCCGCCGCCGGAGATGGTGGCCAACCTGCGCGCCGGCAACATCGATGGGTTCCTCGGTCCGGATCCCTTCAACCAGCGGGCGGTGTTCGAGGAAGTCGGGTTCATCCACATCCTGTCCAAGGAGCTGTGGAACGGCCATCCCTGCTGCGCCTTCGGCACCAGCACCGAATTCATCCAGAAGAATCCCAACACCTTCGCCGCGCTGTACCGCGCGGTGCTCACCTCCGCCGCGATGGCGCGCGAGGCGCGCAATCGCGAGCTGATCGCCAAGGTCATCGCCCCACAGGCCTACCTGAACCAGCCGGAGACCGTGATCGCGCAGGTGCTCACCGGCAAGTTCGCCGACGGCCTGGGCAACGTGCGCGTCGTTCCGGACCGCGCGGACTTCGATCCGATCCCGTGGCAGAGCATGGCCGTGTGGATGCTCACGCAGATGAAGCGCTGGGGCTACCTGAAGGGCGACGTGAACTACCGGCAGATCGCGGAGAAGGTCTTCCTGCTCACCGACGCGAAGAAGCAGATGAAGGCGCTCGACCAGGCGGTTCCGGACGGCGCGTATCCGAAGTTCAGCGTCATGGGCAAGACCTTCGATCCCGCGCAGCCCGATGCCTACGTGGCCGGCTTCGCGATCAAGCGCGCGTGA